The following proteins are encoded in a genomic region of Rhodoferax aquaticus:
- a CDS encoding branched-chain amino acid ABC transporter substrate-binding protein, translating into MRTNFPLLPVLGAVSLAFAANAFAQEQVFKIGHTGPMSGPNAFAGKDNENGVRLAIEELNTKKITVAGKTLKFELQSEDDQCDPKAGVSVAQKLVDEGVKIVMGPYCSGVAIPASRIYSEGGAILSTVGSNPKVTMGGYKNLFRIIAGDDLIGGAMANYAAKNLKAKTVAVIDDRTAFGQGLAEEFIKEADKLGMKVLGREYTTDKATDFNAILTNLKGKKPDVIFFGGYTPQAAPMTRQMKQLGMSQKLLGGDAICTGEMGKLGGDAVTDTVYCAQGGAILDKVADGPAFKAKYKKRFNQDPDAYAASFYDQVMFIVQAMQKTGSLDAQKIGDELYKGSYKGIASTYAYDEKGNLKKAPITFYSFKGGAPVPLSTN; encoded by the coding sequence ATGCGAACAAATTTCCCTCTTCTCCCGGTGCTTGGTGCGGTGTCTTTGGCCTTTGCTGCCAACGCATTTGCGCAAGAGCAGGTATTCAAAATCGGCCACACCGGCCCCATGTCTGGCCCCAACGCGTTTGCGGGCAAAGACAATGAAAACGGTGTGCGCTTGGCGATTGAAGAGCTCAACACCAAGAAGATCACCGTAGCAGGCAAAACTCTCAAGTTTGAATTGCAGTCGGAAGACGACCAGTGCGATCCCAAAGCAGGCGTCAGCGTGGCACAAAAGCTGGTGGACGAAGGCGTCAAAATTGTGATGGGCCCTTACTGCTCAGGCGTCGCCATTCCTGCTTCACGCATTTACAGCGAAGGGGGTGCCATTTTGTCCACCGTGGGCAGCAATCCCAAAGTCACCATGGGGGGCTACAAGAACCTGTTTCGCATCATTGCAGGCGATGACTTGATCGGCGGAGCCATGGCCAACTATGCGGCTAAGAATCTCAAGGCCAAAACAGTGGCAGTGATTGATGACCGCACCGCCTTTGGCCAAGGCTTGGCTGAAGAATTCATCAAAGAGGCGGACAAGCTGGGCATGAAAGTGTTGGGGCGCGAATACACCACCGACAAGGCGACCGACTTCAACGCCATTTTGACCAATCTCAAGGGCAAAAAACCTGATGTGATCTTCTTCGGTGGCTACACACCGCAAGCGGCCCCCATGACGCGCCAAATGAAGCAGCTGGGCATGAGCCAAAAGCTCTTGGGTGGGGACGCGATTTGTACGGGTGAGATGGGCAAGCTCGGCGGCGACGCTGTGACGGATACGGTGTATTGCGCGCAAGGTGGTGCGATCTTGGACAAAGTGGCCGACGGCCCTGCGTTCAAAGCCAAGTACAAGAAGCGCTTTAACCAAGACCCTGACGCCTACGCTGCGTCCTTCTACGACCAAGTCATGTTTATTGTGCAAGCCATGCAGAAGACCGGCTCACTGGACGCCCAAAAAATCGGCGATGAGTTGTACAAGGGGAGCTACAAAGGCATTGCCAGTACTTACGCCTACGATGAGAAAGGCAACCTGAAAAAAGCGCCGATTACTTTCTACTCATTTAAGGGCGGGGCTCCTGTGCCTTTGTCTACCAACTAG
- a CDS encoding MarR family winged helix-turn-helix transcriptional regulator yields MSYRLHLLHKLTDQESQRAYLAGSGLSLSDSRCLGAVGAFEPLSVNDLARRALLDKAQASRAAQSLVGMGLLLKEDCPNDGRGVVLTLSDKGRTAWRRTMSLIQQRNQGIFGCLSEPEQAQLSTMFDRLIAHARETAAPLTKP; encoded by the coding sequence TTGAGCTATCGATTGCATTTGCTGCACAAGCTCACGGACCAAGAGAGTCAGCGCGCGTATTTGGCGGGGTCAGGGCTGAGCCTGAGTGATAGCCGTTGCTTGGGCGCAGTTGGCGCTTTTGAGCCCCTGTCGGTGAACGACTTGGCGCGGCGCGCATTGCTAGACAAAGCCCAAGCCAGTCGGGCGGCCCAGTCTTTGGTGGGGATGGGTTTGTTGCTCAAAGAGGACTGCCCCAACGACGGCCGCGGAGTGGTGCTGACCTTGTCCGATAAGGGCCGTACAGCATGGCGGCGCACCATGTCGCTGATTCAACAGCGCAACCAAGGTATTTTCGGCTGCTTGAGCGAGCCCGAGCAGGCACAGCTGAGTACCATGTTTGACCGTTTGATTGCGCATGCGCGCGAGACGGCTGCACCACTCACCAAACCCTAA
- a CDS encoding Bug family tripartite tricarboxylate transporter substrate binding protein has product MPSLYHLTRRALTIALFTATLASAQTYPSKPIEWVVPYPPGGGTDVVARLLAESMGKTLGQNIIVANKPGAATNIGAEYVSRAKADGYVLMSADTATLAANPSLYSKLTYSAEKDLAPVGLSVRFPLILVVNPSVPAKNLKEFVAWAKTQDGANYASPGAGSPHHLTTEMFREKAGLKATHVPYRGAAPAVQDVVGGQVPFMFVDTAAGYQFIAAGKLRALGIASLKRVKNFEDIPTLAEQGLKGFEAFAWQGLAVPAGTPADVVAKLNQALLTAMDSTALKARFQTLGLESTSSSPRQMADYAASERVKWASVIKTNGIKVE; this is encoded by the coding sequence ATGCCATCCCTCTACCATTTGACCCGTCGGGCATTGACCATTGCCTTGTTCACTGCAACGCTCGCGTCGGCACAAACCTACCCGTCCAAACCCATTGAGTGGGTGGTGCCCTATCCGCCCGGCGGAGGCACGGACGTAGTGGCACGCTTGCTCGCCGAGTCCATGGGCAAGACCTTGGGCCAGAACATCATTGTTGCGAACAAGCCAGGCGCAGCAACCAATATCGGCGCTGAATACGTGTCGCGTGCCAAGGCGGACGGTTATGTGCTGATGTCTGCGGATACCGCGACGCTGGCCGCAAACCCGTCGCTGTACAGCAAGTTGACGTACAGCGCCGAGAAAGACCTCGCACCCGTCGGGCTGAGCGTGCGGTTTCCATTGATTCTTGTGGTCAACCCCAGCGTGCCAGCAAAGAACCTGAAGGAGTTTGTTGCTTGGGCCAAAACGCAAGACGGTGCCAATTACGCTTCGCCCGGTGCGGGTAGCCCGCACCATCTGACTACAGAGATGTTCCGCGAGAAAGCGGGCCTGAAAGCCACCCATGTGCCCTACCGTGGTGCCGCGCCGGCGGTGCAAGATGTGGTGGGCGGCCAAGTGCCGTTTATGTTTGTGGACACCGCTGCGGGCTACCAATTCATTGCCGCCGGCAAGCTGCGCGCGCTAGGGATTGCAAGCTTAAAGCGCGTCAAAAACTTTGAAGATATTCCTACCCTGGCGGAACAAGGCCTCAAAGGGTTTGAAGCGTTTGCATGGCAAGGCTTGGCAGTCCCCGCTGGAACACCGGCAGATGTTGTCGCCAAACTCAACCAAGCCCTGCTGACGGCCATGGACTCCACCGCGCTCAAGGCGCGCTTTCAGACCTTGGGCTTGGAGTCCACCTCCAGTAGCCCCCGCCAGATGGCTGACTACGCCGCAAGTGAGCGTGTGAAGTGGGCCTCCGTCATCAAGACCAATGGCATCAAAGTCGAGTAA
- the icmF gene encoding fused isobutyryl-CoA mutase/GTPase IcmF, with protein sequence MTDLSADFKALANYRPTNKVRFVTAASLFDGHDAAINIMRRILQGMGAEVIHLGHNRSVDEVVTAALQEDVQGIAISSYQGGHVEYFKYMVDLLKSRGGAHIQVFGGGGGVIVPPEIRELHAYGVSRIYSPEDGQRMGLQGMIGEMVMRCDKDITALAPSDLSAIQGHTEASWRALAQLLTAIEASKLNPALAQEIRAQAATKKIATIGITGTGGAGKSSLTDELIRRLRLDQNDALRVAVISIDPSRRKSGGALLGDRIRMNAISPWQQGSRVFMRSLATRDFGSEISAALPDVIAACKVAGFDLIVVETSGIGQGDAAIAPLVDVPIYVMTPEFGAASQLEKIDMLDFAEFVAINKFDRKGASDALRDVSKQVQRNKEAWNTPTDQMPVFGTMAARFNDDGVTALYQAMLPRLKALGVPLQEGSLPRVNVRHSSNQTPVVPAARTRYLAEISDTVRGYKKRAKEQARLGREIQQLHATARMLQAANPDKVNAVQAVTDLAQQREERMGAAERKLLAQWPEMQKAYAGDEYVVKIRDKEIRTALTTQSLSGTTIRKVALPQYEDHGEILKWLMLDNVPGSYPYTAGTFTFKREGEDPTRMFAGEGDAFRTNTRFKLLSSGMAAKRLSTAFDSVTLYGNDPDPRPDIYGKVGNSGVSIATLDDMKVLYGGFDLCNPSTSVSMTINGPAPSILAMFMNTAMDQNIDKFKADNGREPTDTEVAKIKEWVLANVRGTVQADILKEDQGQNTCIFSTEFSLKVMGDIAEYFVHHDVRNFYSVSISGYHIAEAGANPISQLAFTLSNGFTFVEAYLARGMHIDDFAPNLSFFFSNGMDPEYTVMGRVARRIWAVAMKEKYGANERSQKLKYHIQTSGRSLHAQEIQFNDIRTTLQALIAIYDNCNSLHTNAFDEAITTPTEDSVRRAMAIQLIINREWGLAKNENPNQGAFIIEELTELVEEAVLKEFEAIADRGGVLGAMETGYQRGKIQDESMHYEMLKHTGELPIIGVNTFRNPHGDAVLDKLELARSTDDEKQNQLKRLADFHALHAAEAPAMLKKLQQAVIDNQNVFNVLMDAVRVCSLGQITSALFEVGGQYRRNM encoded by the coding sequence ATGACCGATTTGTCTGCCGACTTCAAAGCCTTGGCCAACTACCGCCCTACGAACAAGGTGCGCTTTGTCACTGCGGCCAGCCTGTTTGACGGCCACGACGCTGCCATCAACATCATGCGGCGTATCTTGCAGGGCATGGGTGCCGAAGTCATCCACCTGGGCCACAACCGCAGCGTGGACGAAGTCGTGACCGCCGCTTTGCAGGAAGACGTGCAGGGCATTGCGATTAGCTCCTACCAGGGTGGACATGTGGAGTACTTCAAGTACATGGTGGACCTGCTCAAGAGCCGGGGCGGGGCGCACATCCAGGTGTTTGGTGGTGGTGGTGGCGTCATCGTGCCGCCGGAAATCCGCGAGCTGCATGCCTATGGCGTGTCCCGCATCTACAGCCCGGAAGACGGCCAACGCATGGGGCTGCAAGGCATGATCGGCGAGATGGTGATGCGTTGCGACAAGGACATCACCGCACTGGCTCCCTCTGACTTGTCAGCCATCCAGGGCCATACCGAAGCCAGCTGGCGTGCTCTGGCCCAGTTACTTACTGCGATTGAGGCTTCCAAGCTGAATCCGGCCCTGGCGCAGGAAATACGTGCGCAAGCAGCTACTAAAAAGATAGCGACCATCGGCATCACCGGCACTGGGGGTGCGGGTAAGTCCAGTCTGACGGACGAGCTGATCCGCCGCTTGCGCCTCGACCAGAACGATGCCTTGCGCGTCGCTGTCATCTCCATCGACCCGAGCCGCCGCAAGAGCGGGGGCGCGCTGCTGGGCGACCGCATCCGGATGAATGCCATCTCGCCATGGCAACAAGGTTCCCGCGTCTTCATGCGCTCGCTAGCGACCCGTGACTTCGGGTCTGAGATCAGCGCTGCACTGCCCGATGTGATCGCCGCTTGCAAGGTGGCGGGTTTCGACCTGATCGTGGTGGAGACCTCCGGCATCGGTCAAGGCGATGCTGCGATTGCCCCGCTGGTGGATGTTCCCATCTATGTGATGACGCCTGAGTTCGGCGCGGCTAGCCAACTCGAAAAAATCGACATGCTGGACTTTGCGGAGTTCGTGGCCATCAACAAGTTCGACCGCAAGGGTGCGAGCGATGCACTGCGCGATGTGTCCAAGCAAGTCCAGCGCAACAAGGAGGCATGGAACACACCGACCGACCAGATGCCTGTGTTCGGCACCATGGCCGCGCGCTTCAATGACGATGGTGTGACCGCGCTCTACCAAGCCATGCTGCCGCGTTTGAAGGCCTTGGGCGTGCCACTGCAAGAAGGTAGCCTGCCGCGCGTGAACGTACGCCACAGTTCCAACCAGACGCCGGTGGTACCTGCAGCGCGCACCCGCTATTTGGCTGAGATCAGCGACACCGTGCGCGGATACAAAAAACGCGCCAAAGAGCAAGCGAGGCTGGGCCGCGAAATCCAGCAGCTGCATGCCACGGCGCGCATGCTGCAAGCCGCCAATCCTGACAAGGTGAACGCGGTGCAAGCGGTGACGGACCTCGCCCAGCAGCGCGAAGAACGCATGGGTGCCGCAGAGCGCAAGCTGCTGGCCCAGTGGCCCGAGATGCAAAAGGCCTACGCCGGTGACGAGTATGTGGTGAAGATCCGGGACAAGGAAATCCGCACCGCACTCACCACCCAATCCCTCAGCGGCACCACCATCCGCAAAGTGGCCCTGCCTCAGTACGAGGACCATGGCGAGATTCTCAAGTGGCTGATGCTGGACAACGTGCCCGGCAGCTACCCCTACACCGCAGGTACCTTTACGTTCAAGCGCGAGGGCGAGGACCCGACCCGCATGTTTGCCGGTGAAGGTGATGCCTTCCGCACCAACACCCGCTTCAAGCTGCTCAGCAGCGGCATGGCGGCCAAGCGCTTGAGCACTGCGTTTGACTCGGTCACGCTCTACGGCAACGACCCCGACCCGCGTCCGGACATCTACGGCAAAGTGGGTAACAGCGGCGTGAGCATTGCCACGCTGGACGACATGAAGGTGCTCTACGGAGGCTTCGACTTGTGCAACCCAAGCACCAGTGTCTCCATGACCATCAACGGCCCGGCTCCAAGCATCCTGGCCATGTTCATGAACACCGCTATGGACCAGAACATCGACAAGTTCAAAGCCGACAACGGCCGCGAGCCTACCGATACCGAAGTCGCCAAGATCAAGGAATGGGTGCTGGCCAATGTGCGCGGCACGGTGCAGGCCGACATCCTGAAAGAAGACCAGGGCCAAAATACCTGTATTTTCAGCACCGAGTTCTCGTTGAAGGTGATGGGTGACATTGCCGAGTACTTTGTACACCACGACGTGCGCAACTTCTACAGCGTGTCCATCAGCGGGTACCACATCGCCGAGGCCGGGGCCAACCCGATTAGCCAGTTGGCGTTCACGCTGTCTAACGGCTTCACCTTTGTGGAGGCGTATCTGGCGCGGGGCATGCACATTGACGACTTTGCGCCCAACCTGAGCTTCTTTTTCAGCAACGGCATGGACCCCGAATACACCGTGATGGGCCGCGTGGCGCGCCGCATCTGGGCCGTGGCCATGAAGGAAAAGTACGGCGCGAATGAACGCAGCCAGAAGCTGAAATACCACATCCAAACCAGTGGCCGCAGCTTGCACGCGCAGGAAATCCAGTTCAACGACATCCGCACCACGTTGCAGGCCTTGATCGCCATCTACGACAACTGCAACAGCCTGCACACCAACGCGTTTGACGAAGCCATCACCACGCCCACCGAAGACTCGGTGCGCCGCGCCATGGCCATCCAGCTCATCATCAACCGCGAGTGGGGCCTGGCCAAGAACGAGAACCCCAACCAAGGCGCCTTTATCATCGAAGAGCTGACCGAGCTGGTCGAAGAGGCCGTGCTCAAAGAGTTTGAAGCCATTGCCGACCGTGGCGGCGTATTGGGTGCCATGGAAACCGGCTACCAGCGCGGCAAGATCCAAGACGAGTCCATGCACTACGAGATGCTCAAGCACACCGGCGAGCTGCCCATCATCGGTGTGAACACCTTCCGCAACCCGCATGGCGATGCCGTGCTGGACAAGCTGGAGTTGGCCCGCAGTACGGATGACGAGAAGCAAAACCAGCTCAAGCGATTGGCCGACTTCCACGCACTGCACGCCGCAGAGGCGCCGGCCATGCTCAAGAAGTTGCAGCAGGCGGTCATTGACAACCAGAACGTTTTCAACGTGCTGATGGACGCGGTCCGCGTGTGCTCGCTGGGCCAGATCACCAGTGCCTTGTTTGAGGTGGGCGGGCAGTACCGGCGCAATATGTAG
- a CDS encoding rhodanese-like domain-containing protein, with amino-acid sequence MTSGVRHDADGVGSNAVKAASGYAGDVSAALAFAWWQSGDAVLVDVRTDAEREWVGFVPGAVALAWKQWPGMAMNPDFDAGLQAAVPAGKKAVLLCRSGVRSVAAAKRATELGLEAYNILEGFEGDPDAQAHRGVKGGWRMRGLPWRQG; translated from the coding sequence CTGACCTCCGGTGTTCGCCACGACGCAGACGGCGTAGGCAGCAATGCCGTGAAAGCTGCCAGCGGCTATGCAGGAGATGTGTCAGCCGCTCTCGCTTTCGCTTGGTGGCAAAGTGGCGACGCGGTACTGGTGGATGTGCGCACCGATGCAGAACGGGAGTGGGTCGGCTTTGTGCCCGGCGCTGTGGCGCTGGCTTGGAAACAATGGCCCGGCATGGCCATGAACCCTGACTTTGACGCGGGCTTGCAAGCCGCTGTGCCCGCTGGAAAAAAAGCTGTGCTGCTATGCCGCAGTGGCGTGCGCTCTGTGGCAGCGGCCAAACGTGCGACCGAGTTGGGGCTAGAGGCTTACAACATCTTAGAAGGCTTTGAAGGTGACCCCGACGCACAAGCGCACCGGGGCGTTAAAGGCGGCTGGCGCATGCGTGGCCTGCCCTGGCGTCAAGGCTAA
- a CDS encoding type III pantothenate kinase, which translates to MGFLALDIGNTRLKWALYAAPHPGAELLAEGAEFLENIDKLAEGPWSGLEAPQHILGCVVAGDAVKRRVQEQMEIWDVTPQWVVSSESEAGLRNGYDHPTRLGADRWVAIIGGYHRMLSQGAPRPMVIVMVGTAVTVEAIDPDGKFLGGLILPGHGIMLRALESGTAGLHVPTGEVRKFPTNTSDALTSGGTFAIAGAVERMVQHVAAHCGAAPKCIMTGGAGWKMAPSMSVPFELVDNLIFEGLLQMAQRRFAQHA; encoded by the coding sequence ATGGGTTTTCTCGCACTCGACATTGGCAACACCCGGCTCAAATGGGCCTTGTATGCGGCCCCCCATCCTGGCGCCGAACTCTTGGCAGAAGGCGCTGAGTTTTTGGAAAACATCGACAAACTCGCCGAGGGCCCATGGAGCGGCTTGGAGGCCCCGCAGCACATCTTGGGTTGCGTGGTGGCAGGCGATGCGGTCAAACGCCGCGTGCAAGAGCAAATGGAAATTTGGGACGTCACCCCGCAGTGGGTGGTGTCTAGCGAGTCGGAAGCGGGCCTGCGCAATGGTTACGACCACCCGACCCGTTTGGGGGCAGACCGCTGGGTGGCCATCATTGGCGGTTACCACCGCATGCTGTCCCAAGGCGCCCCACGCCCCATGGTGATTGTGATGGTAGGCACCGCTGTGACAGTGGAGGCCATAGACCCCGACGGCAAGTTTTTGGGTGGCTTGATCTTGCCCGGTCACGGCATCATGCTGCGCGCTCTGGAGTCCGGCACAGCGGGCTTGCATGTGCCCACGGGCGAGGTGCGCAAATTTCCCACCAACACCAGCGACGCGCTCACCAGTGGTGGCACGTTTGCCATCGCCGGCGCGGTAGAGCGCATGGTGCAGCATGTGGCGGCGCACTGCGGTGCGGCCCCCAAATGCATCATGACGGGTGGTGCGGGGTGGAAGATGGCCCCCAGCATGTCAGTACCCTTTGAGCTGGTGGACAACCTCATTTTTGAAGGCCTGCTGCAAATGGCGCAGCGCCGCTTTGCCCAGCACGCCTGA
- a CDS encoding M20 aminoacylase family protein — protein sequence MNLIDSLVSQAPDIAALRRDIHSHPELCFQEIRTADLVAQKLTEWGIPIHRGLGTTGVVGIVKAGTSSRAIALRADMDALPMQEFNTFAHASQHAGKMHACGHDGHVAMLLAAAQHLAKERNFDGTVYLVFQPAEEGGGGAREMIKDGLFDTFPVEAVFGMHNWPGAAVGTFAASAGPVMASSNEFKITIHGKGGHAAMPHNAMDPVVVACQMVQAFQTIISRNKKPIDAGVISVTMIHAGEATNVIPDSCELQGTVRTFTLEVLGMIEQRMRDVAQHTAAAFGVRCDFEFERNYPPTINSAKEAEFARKVMASIVGEAKVLDQEPTMGAEDFSYMLMAKPGCYSFISNGDGDHRAMGHGGGPCMLHNPSYDFNDALIPLGATYWVRLSEQWLAPAQTSA from the coding sequence ATGAATTTGATTGACTCTCTTGTAAGCCAAGCGCCCGATATCGCGGCGCTGCGCCGTGATATCCACTCCCACCCAGAGCTGTGCTTTCAAGAAATTCGCACGGCTGATTTGGTGGCGCAAAAGCTCACCGAGTGGGGCATTCCTATTCACCGTGGCTTGGGCACCACGGGCGTGGTGGGGATTGTGAAAGCGGGGACGTCGTCACGCGCTATTGCCCTGCGGGCGGATATGGATGCGCTGCCCATGCAAGAGTTCAACACCTTTGCCCACGCCAGCCAGCATGCCGGCAAGATGCACGCATGCGGCCATGACGGGCATGTCGCCATGCTGTTGGCTGCCGCGCAGCACTTGGCCAAAGAGCGCAATTTTGATGGCACGGTGTACCTGGTGTTTCAGCCAGCCGAAGAAGGCGGCGGCGGTGCCCGCGAAATGATCAAAGACGGCTTGTTTGACACGTTCCCGGTAGAGGCTGTGTTTGGCATGCATAACTGGCCCGGCGCAGCGGTCGGCACATTTGCCGCCAGTGCGGGCCCGGTGATGGCGTCTAGCAACGAGTTCAAGATCACCATCCACGGTAAAGGTGGGCACGCCGCCATGCCCCACAACGCGATGGACCCGGTGGTGGTGGCCTGCCAGATGGTGCAGGCTTTCCAAACCATCATCAGCCGCAACAAGAAGCCCATTGATGCTGGTGTGATTTCAGTCACCATGATCCATGCGGGCGAAGCCACCAATGTGATCCCTGATAGCTGCGAGTTACAGGGCACGGTGCGCACGTTTACGCTGGAGGTGTTGGGCATGATTGAGCAGCGCATGCGCGACGTGGCGCAGCACACGGCAGCGGCGTTTGGCGTGCGCTGCGACTTTGAGTTCGAACGCAACTACCCGCCCACCATCAATTCAGCCAAGGAGGCAGAGTTCGCGCGCAAGGTGATGGCAAGCATCGTAGGTGAGGCCAAGGTCTTGGACCAAGAGCCCACCATGGGGGCTGAAGACTTTTCCTACATGCTCATGGCCAAGCCGGGCTGCTACAGCTTTATTTCCAATGGGGATGGTGACCACCGCGCCATGGGCCATGGCGGTGGGCCTTGCATGCTGCACAACCCCAGTTACGACTTTAACGATGCGTTAATCCCTTTGGGCGCCACCTACTGGGTGCGCTTGTCCGAGCAGTGGTTGGCGCCGGCACAGACCAGCGCCTAA
- a CDS encoding CHASE2 domain-containing protein, translating into MHRLRHLWQAFASHFLHEVLLHSLRGSLLVGGMVMLISGTGAWKYVGNSMQAHDMRRAAAWSAHVEPSKVLVVAIDDTGFDAFYGGKSPLDRSQLQRMLNVVASSAPHAKGIVLDLDLSPVPGDAQEDLLAFFKQQPARWVLAEPVRKVEDDSPTRKAWRTSLCSAGVRMGLPYLPTEFGYVLSTQQFGGALSDVALRGDAGCSLLPTESPAVAGALARHTVLMSPDYMQQGNVLPFQGDLALLGASIAALDPTWVVVGGTWGSSDLLNTPMGERYGVQLHAAVLDGVERGEHQSSFLVQLLVAWLVVSMIGLQIDWVQGLMGTYVDPWVASLPGHRFLKLRLWPIALALLVFLHVTLVSELLAILHAHTQYWIGSAETVVVVMGTLMFVWNWGLTESSAHHTVSHVWHASFLEPVLEDWRSLKQALGMLFARIRRSGGDNTPPVGKLRAGFEVLLAGASLCGQTVLPTAVFVHHLFFAGAH; encoded by the coding sequence ATGCACCGGCTGCGCCACCTTTGGCAGGCATTTGCCAGCCATTTTTTGCATGAAGTTTTGCTGCACTCGCTGCGCGGGTCATTGCTGGTAGGTGGAATGGTGATGTTGATTTCAGGCACCGGTGCTTGGAAGTACGTGGGCAACAGCATGCAAGCCCATGACATGCGCAGGGCCGCCGCTTGGAGCGCCCACGTGGAACCATCCAAGGTGCTGGTGGTGGCCATCGATGACACCGGATTTGACGCGTTTTATGGCGGCAAGTCACCCTTAGACCGTTCGCAACTGCAGCGCATGTTGAATGTGGTGGCGAGCAGTGCGCCACACGCTAAAGGCATCGTGCTCGACCTCGATTTGTCCCCAGTGCCTGGTGATGCACAAGAGGATCTGCTGGCATTTTTCAAGCAGCAGCCTGCGCGCTGGGTACTGGCGGAGCCTGTGCGAAAGGTTGAAGACGACAGCCCCACGCGCAAAGCCTGGCGAACCTCCTTGTGCAGTGCGGGCGTGCGCATGGGTTTGCCGTACTTGCCTACCGAATTTGGCTATGTGCTCAGCACCCAGCAGTTTGGTGGCGCTTTATCGGATGTGGCGCTGCGCGGCGACGCGGGGTGCTCCCTGTTGCCAACTGAATCACCGGCTGTGGCTGGTGCGCTGGCGCGCCATACTGTGCTCATGTCGCCCGACTACATGCAGCAGGGCAATGTGCTGCCATTTCAAGGCGATTTGGCACTCTTAGGCGCCAGCATTGCAGCCTTGGACCCCACCTGGGTGGTGGTGGGTGGCACCTGGGGGAGTAGCGATTTGCTCAATACGCCCATGGGCGAGCGGTATGGGGTGCAACTCCATGCGGCGGTATTGGATGGGGTGGAGCGCGGAGAGCACCAGTCCTCCTTCTTGGTCCAGTTGCTGGTTGCTTGGCTGGTGGTGTCTATGATTGGTTTGCAGATCGACTGGGTGCAGGGCTTGATGGGCACGTATGTGGACCCGTGGGTGGCAAGCTTGCCCGGCCACCGGTTCTTGAAACTGCGACTGTGGCCGATTGCACTGGCCCTGCTTGTGTTTTTGCATGTAACCCTGGTGTCCGAGTTACTGGCCATCTTGCATGCCCATACCCAGTACTGGATAGGTTCCGCAGAAACCGTGGTGGTGGTTATGGGAACCTTGATGTTTGTGTGGAACTGGGGCTTGACCGAGTCCAGCGCGCACCATACGGTGTCACATGTGTGGCACGCGAGTTTTTTGGAGCCGGTGCTGGAAGACTGGCGTAGCCTTAAGCAGGCCTTGGGCATGCTGTTTGCGCGCATACGGCGGTCGGGGGGCGACAATACGCCGCCAGTTGGCAAGCTGCGCGCTGGTTTTGAGGTGCTATTGGCGGGCGCCAGCCTATGCGGACAAACCGTTTTGCCAACCGCGGTGTTTGTGCACCATTTGTTTTTTGCGGGCGCGCATTAA